TCGACGACAAGGTGATCGACAACGCGCGCCGGGGCCAGGAGGCCGGCGGCACGGAGGAATGGTGGGCGCTCGCCTACCGCGTCGAGCTCGAGTTCTCCCGCGCGTACGCGGCCCTCGGGATCCTCCCGCCGAGCTACGAGCCCCGCGCCACCGCGAGCATCGGCGAGATGCAGGCCATCATCGGGCGCCTCGTCGAGCGCGGGCACGCGTACCCGGCCGACGACGGATCCGGCGACGTCTACTTCGACACCGCGTCCTGGCCCGAGTACGGCGAGCTGACCCGCCAGCGCGCCGCCGACATGGAGGCCGCCGCCGACGCGGATCCGCGCGCCAAGCGCGACGTGCGCGACTTCGCCCTCTGGAAGGGCGCGAAGCCCGGTGAGCCCGCGAGCGCGTCGTGGCCGTCGCCGTGGGGCGCCGGCCGTCCGGGCTGGCACATCGAGTGCTCCGCGATGTCCACGCGCTACCTCGGCGCCGAGTTCGACATCCACGGCGGCGGCCTCGACCTCCGCTTCCCGCACCATGAGAACGAGCTCGCGCAGTCCCGCGCGGCGGGGGATCCGTTCGCGCGCTACTGGCTGCACAACGGGCTCGTCGCCGTCGCCGGCCAGAAGATGAGCAAGTCGCTCGGCAACTCGCTGTTCGCCGCCGACCTGCTCGCCTCGGCCCGGCCGGTCGTGGTCCGCTACTTCCTCGGATCCGCGCACTACCGCTCGACCCTCGAGTTCCACGACGGCGCGCTCGCCGAGGCCGAGGCGGCCCTCGACCGCATCGAGACCTTCCTCGACCGCAGCGCCCGCCGCCTCGCCGGCACGCGCTTCCAGGCCGAGCCCGCGGCGACGGACGGCGCGCCCGCCGCCGTGCCCGACGAGTTCGCCGAGGCGATGGACGACGACCTGAGCGTGCCGCAGGCCCTCGCCGTGCTGCATGACGCCGTGCGCGCGGGCAACGCCGCCCTCGATGCGGGCGACCTCCAGGAGGCCGCGTCGCTGCGCGCCGACGTCTCCGCGATGGTGGCCGTGCTCGGGATCGACCCGCTGGCCGACGAGTGGCGCACCGCGTCCGACCAGCCCGCGCGCCGTGCGCTGCAGGCGCTGGTCGAGCACCGCATCGCCGAGCGACAGACCGCGCGGGAGGCCAGGGACTTCGCCCTCGCCGACCGCATCAGACAGGAGCTGGCCGAGGCCGGCATCACGATAGAGGACTCGCCTGGCGGGTCGCATTGGAGCATCGATGGCGAATAAGCCCAGCCGCTCAGGCGCGGTACGGAAGACCAAGAAGGGCCCGCTCAAGGGATCCGGAGGGCAGGGCAGGCAGGCCCTCGAGGGCAAGAAGCCCACGCCCAAGGCCGAGGACCGGCCGTACCACCCCGCAGGCAAGCGCAAGCTCGCGAAGGACCGGTACGAGGCGGCGTCCGCGGGTGCCAACCGCGGCCGTGACGAGCGCGCCGAGCGCTCGGCCGCACCCCGATCCGCGGCGCCCCGCGCCCGCGCGACTGACCGCCCCGCCGGCGCCGACGCCCCGCGCGCCCGCCGCGCGAAGCAGCAGGACGAGTCCGAGGTCGTCACCGGCCGCAACTCGGTGGTCGAGGCGCTCCGGGCCAAGATCCCCGCGACCGCGCTCTACATCGCGTCGCGCATCGAGTACGACGACCGCGTCAAGGAGGTGCTGTCGCTCGCCACCGGGCGCGGGATCCCCGTGCTCGAGGTCATGCGCCCCGAGCTCGACCGCATCGCCGGCCACGACGCCGTGCACCAGGGCCTCGCGCTCAAGGTGCCGCCGTACGAGTACGCGGACGCGATCGAGCTGCTCGACAAGACCATCTCGCGCGGCCAGGTGCCGCTCATGGTCGCGCTCGACGGCATCACCGACCCGCGCAACCTCGGGGCGATCATCCGCTCGGTCGCCGCGTTCGGCGGCCACGGCGTGATCGTGCCGCAGCGCCGCTCGGTCGGCCTCACCGCCAGCGCGTGGAAGACGTCGGCCGGCGCCGCAGCGCGCACGCCCGTCGCCATGGCGTCGAACCTCACGCAGACGCTCAAGGCGCTCAAGCAGCGCGGCGTCTTCGTGGTCGGCCTCGACGGCGGCGGCGACATGTCGCTGCACGAGTTCACGCTCGCCGACCGGCCGATCGTGGTCGTCGTCGGATCCGAGGGCAAGGGCCTGTCTCGCCTCGTCACCGAGACCTGCGACACCATCGTCTCCATCCCGATCGGCGCATCCACCGAGTCGCTCAACGCCGGCATCGCCGCGAGCGTCACGCTCTACGAGATCGGCAAGCTGCGGGCCGCCGCGCGCCGGAAGTAGCACGTCGCACGCACAAAGGAGCCGGGACCCCATGGTCCCGGCTCCTTCGTCGTCGAGGCCGCAGGGGCCCGGCGGTCAGACCTTGGTGCGCCAGTCCTCCGCGGCCTCGGCCTCGGTGATCGGCACCTCCGACTCGTCCTCGATCACGCCGATCGACTCGGTCGGCGGGTCGATGACCGTCGCCTCGTCGCGGCGGTGCCGGAGGATGTCCTGCACGTACGCGGTCACGGCCTCGGCGAGCGGGATGTCGCGGTTCGTCTTCTGCGACATGTACCAGCGGTGCTCGAGCAGCTGGTGGAACACCTCGGCCGGCTCGAGCTTGCCGCGGAGGTCCCGGGGGATTGCCCGCACTACGGGCTCGAACACGCGCGCCAGCCACTCGTGCGCGACCATCTCCTCGTCGAGGTCCTGCTTGTCGGCCGCCGCGGTGTACGAGTCGAGGTCGTTCAGCAGCCGACGCGCCTGGTTCTCCTGCGCGTCCACGCCCGTGAGGCGCAGAAGTCGGCGCTGGTGGTGCCCGGCGTCGACGACCTTGGGCTGGATCCGCACCTGCGAGCCCTCCGCGGTCGTCCGGATCGCGAGCTCCTCGATGTCGAAGCCGAGGTCGTTGAGGCGGTCGACGCGCTCGTTGATGCGCCAGCGCTCCGAGGTGGGGAACTCCTCGCGGCCGGTGAGCTCCTTCCAGAGCGTGCGGTACTGCGCGACGATCCGCGTGCTCGTCTCGAGCGGGTCGAGGCCCTCCTCGATGCGCCCGCCGGCCTCGAGGTCCATGAGCTCGCCGGCGATGTTGACACGGGCGATCTCGAGGTCGTTCTCGCGCTGGCCGTTGGAGAGGCCGCCGTTGAAGAGCTTGCCGGTCTCCGCGTCCACGAGGTAGGCGGCGAACGCGCCCGCGTCCCGGCGGAAGAGCGTGTTCGAGAGCGAGACGTCACCCCAGAAGAAGCCGATCATGTGGAGCCGCACGAGCAGGACGGCCAGGGCGTCGACGAGGCGCGTCGCCGTGTCCGGCCGCAGCTGCTGCGAGAAGAGCGCCCGGTAGGGGAGCGAGAACTTGAGGTGCCGGGTGACGAGCACCGACTTGAGCGGGTCGCCGTCCTCGTCGGTGCGGTTCATGATCACGGCGACGGGCTCGACGCAGGGGATCTCGAGCCGCTGCAGCGTCCGCAGCATGTCGTACTCGCCGCGGGCCATCTCGTCCGTCGTCTCCTTGATGGCGATGACGTAGCCGGAGAGGTTCGCGAAGCGCACGAGGTGGCGGGAGATGCCCTTGGGGAGGGTCGCGATGGCCGAGGACGGCCACTCGTCGAGCGGCAGCTGCCAGGGCAGGTCGAGGAGCGCGGGGTCGACCGTCGCCGCGGTGATGTTCAGGGATCCGGCCATGCTGCGACCCTACCCGACCCCGGAAACGCTGCTGCCGCGGCCCCGGCGCTCCCGGCGAGGGGAGCGAAGGGGACCGCGGCAGCGGTGGTGGGACGGCTCGATCAGCCCGCGGCGACCGGCGCGTTGAGGCGGAGGCCGCTCTCGGCGTCGAAGGCGTGGAGGTGGCCGGGCTGCGGCGTGATGAAGACGGTGTCGCCGGCGTTCGGGTGCAGGCGGCCGTCGACGCGCGCGACGAGGTCGGTGCGCTTGCCCTCGATGTCGGTGTGGCCGTAGAGGTAGCCGTCCGCGCCGAGCTCCTCGACGAGGTCGACCGTGACCGAGAGGCCCTGGCCCTGCGAGGTGCTGACGACGACGTCCTCGGGACCCACGCCGATGGTGACCGCTCCGCCGGTGGCGTTGGTGAGGACGTCGCGCTCGACCGGCACCACGGCGGTGCCGAACTGCACGCCGCCGTCGACAACGTTCGCCGTGAAGAGGTTCATCGCGGGCGAGCCGATGAAGCCGGCGACGAAGACGTTCTGCGGCTTCTCGTACAGGTCGCGCGGCGTGCCGACCTGCTGGAGGACGCCGTCCTTGAGGACCGCGATGCGGTCGCCCATGGTGAGCGCCTCGGTCTGGTCGTGCGTGACGTAGACCGTGGTGACGCCGAGGCGGCGCTGGAGCGACGCGATTTGCGTGCGGGTCTGGACGCGGAGCTTGGCGTCGAGGTTCGACAGCGGCTCGTCCATGAGGAACACCTGGGGCTGGCGCACGATGGCGCGGCCCATGGCGACGCGCTGGCGCTGGCCGCCGGAGAGGGCCTTCGGCTTGCGGCTGAGGTACGGCTCGAGGTCGAGCAGCTTGGCTGCCTCGAGGACGCGGGTGGCGCGCTCGTCCTTGCCGACGCCGGCGATCTTGAGCGCGAAGCCCATGTTCTCGGCCACCGTCATGTGCGGGTACAACGCGTAGTTCTGGAAGACCATCGCGATGTCGCGGTCCTTCGGCGGGACGTCCGTGACGTTGCGGTCGCCGATGAAGATGTTGCCGTCGTTGACCTCCTCGAGGCCCGCGAGCATGCGGAGGGTGGTCGACTTGCCGCAGCCGGAGGGGCCGACGAGGACGAGGAACTCGCCGTCGGCGACCTCCAGGTCGATCTGGTCGACCGCGGGGCGCGTCGAGCCCGGGTAGAGGCGCGTGGCCTTGTCGAAAGTTACTGATGCCATTTCGGTGTTCTCCTTCACGGGCAGGTACGTGCCCGACGATCCGTGGTGATGGATGTGATGCATATGGCTCATCGCTGTGGGCGACGACGACCACCCGTTGAGTATTGCACGCGGGTCTGTGGGCGGGAAGCCCGGCATGATGCGGATCGGCGGCTATTCCCCACCCGAGGACGGGGTGTCGCGGGCCTGTATCGTCTCCTGCGGCGATGTACCCGCGCCCGCCGCGTCACCGCTTTCCCAGACTGGCCGCCTAGAGTCCTGAGGTCGTCCGGGAGCCCGCCCGCACCCGACTCCCATCCCTTGAGCGAGGATCCATGAGCGGCACGCCGCCCGCGCACGAACCGCACGGCGGTCACCGACGACGCCGCGAGGCCGCGCGCGAGAAGGCGCGGCTCAACCGGATGAAGCAGCGCCGCCGCGACGTCGTGGGCCGGTACGCGATCCGCGGCGGCATCGCCGCGGCCCTCGTCGCCGTGGTCGTCGTAGTCGGCCTCATCGTCGTCCAGGGCGCGCGGCCCGCGGGGCCCGGGCCCCAGAACATGGCGAGCGACGGCATCCTCATCGGCAAGGACCTCGCCGCGTCCCCCACGCAGGCCCTCGACCCCGAGCAGGATCCCGTGCCGACCGAGTCGCAGGCCGCGGGCGTCGCCCACATCCGCGTCTACGTCGACTACCTCTGCACCGCGTGCAAGGAGTTCCAGGACACGAACGGCGCGCAGATGGAAGGCTGGCTCCAGTCCGGCGCGGCCACCGTCGAGATCCACCCGGTGGCGATCCTCACCAGCAAGTCGCAGGCCTACTCGCTGCGAGCGGCCAACGCGGCCGCGTGCGTCGCCGACACCGCACCCGACGACTTCTGGGCCTTCAACTCGGCGCTGTTCGCCGAGCAGCCGGCCGAGCAGAGCACGGGCCTCAGCGACGACCGCATCGTCGAGCTCGCCGGGCAGGCGGGCGCCGGCTCGTCCGACGTCGCGAAGTGCATCTCCGACCAGCGGTTCCAGTCGTGGGTCAACGCCGCGACCGACCGCGTCCTGGACGGCGACATCCCCGACTCGAACGTCGACAAGGTGGTGGGCGCGCCGATCATCGTGGTGGGCGACCGCCAGTACACGGGCCAGCCCGACGACGCGAAGGCGTTCGCCGCGTTCGTGCTCCAGGCCGCCGGCCAGGACGCCACGACGACTCCCACGCCGACGCCCTCGCCCAGCGAGACGCCGACCACCGCGCCGTAGCGCGGCTCGTATGATGGGTCGACGGTCCGCGAGGTCCGTCGGCCGGCCTGGCGCAATTGGTAGCGCACCGCACTTGTAATGCGGCGGTTACGGGTTCGAGTCCCGTGGCCGGCTCTCGACGCCGCGCCTCACTCGAGGACGGTGATCATCCGCTCGCCGTCCACGGTCGGACGGGGTCCCTTGTCGTCGGCGACCGCATCGCCGACGTAGAGCCAGCCGAGCAGGTCCTCGCCGTCGCGCAGGCCGTGCATCCGTCGCACGGGTTCGCTGCGCGTCAGGCTGCCGGTGCGCCAGAACACGCCCCAGCCCTGCTCCTCGAGCAGGAGTGTGAGGGCGTGCGCGACACCGGCGGCGACCGCCTCCTGCTCCCACTCCGGCACCTTGCGGCTCGGGGTGCGGCACACCACGACGGCGACGAGGAGGCTCGCGCGATGGGTCTTCTTGCGGTGCTTGCCCGATCCGGGATCGCCCGCGGCCTCGTCCATCGCCGCGCCGAGGCGATCACGTGCTCCTCCGCGGATCTCGATGATCCGCCATGGCCGGAGCGCGCCGTGGTCCGCCAGCCGCGAGGTCGCTGCGACGAGCGGGACGAGCTCCTCGTGCGTCGGAGACGCGGCGCCCACGGACGAACGCGAGCGCCGACCGCGGAGCGCCTCCAGCACGGGTCGCTCGCGCGCGTGTGTGCCGGGCTCGGACGGGTCGGCGGTACCGCCCGCCCGATGCCGCGGCACGTCGGTCACTCCGCGGTGCGGAACGACATGGAGACCGAGTTCATGCAGAACCGGTCGCCGGTGGGCGTCTGCGGCGCGTCGTCGAAGACATGCCCGAGGTGCGATCCGCAGCGGGCGCAGACGACCTCGACGCGCTTCATGCCGAGGCTCGTGTCGGTGTACAGCTTGACGGCGTCGCTCTCCTTCGGCGCGTAGAAGCTCGGCCACCCGCAGTGGGAGTCGAACTTGGTGTCGCTCGTGAAGAGCTCGGCGCCGCAGGCCTTGCAGCCGTAGACGCCGGTGCGCTCCTCGTCCAGCAGCTCACCGGTCCAGGGGCGCTCGGTGGCCTGCTGGCGCAGCACCGCGTACTCCTCCGGGGAGAGCTCCTGGCGCCACTCGTCGTCGGTCTTCTCGATCTCGTAGGCCATGGTGCGGGTCCTTTCTCGCTGGTCGATCCTAGGGGCGGCATCCCAGCGCGCCTCCATGGTCAACCGCTCCGGGGCCTCGTCGATTCCTGCATCCGGGGGAAGATCCGGCCCGGCATGCGAGCGGATGAGAGGCGGCACCCGCCCTGCCGTCGAGCTGCGGGGACACTCCGGGGGCCTGCGCCAGGTGCTCAGCGAGGCGCACCTAGTATGTGGTGGATGTCGGGGAAGGAGCATGCCGTGGACCAGCGCGAGACCAGCCCCGCCACCGCTCCGACGACCGGGCCGCATCCCGCCGTCGAGCTCGACGCGCGCGACCGCGCCGTCCTCGACTTCGAGCGGGACTGGACGCGGCATGCCGGGGCGAAGGAGGAGGCCATCCGCCACACCTTCGGCCTCTCCGCCACGCGCTACTACCAGCTGCTCGGTTCGCTGCTCGAGACGCGCCAGGCCCTCGCCTACGACCCGCTGCTCGTGGGGCGCCTCCTGCGCCTCCGCGAGACGCGCGCCGCCGCGCGCGCGGCCCGCGCCCTGCCCACCGGTCTCCCGCATCGACCGACCGCACGCTGACCCCGCGCCCCACCGAGGAAACACGAGACCCGCATGCTCTCCCACGCTCCCGACCGCTTCGACGAGGTCCCCGGCGACCTGAGCCGCGTCGGCGCGCATCGCGCGCCCCGACCGCGCCACCACCGCCTCCGCGCCTTCGCCTGGGCGGCGCTCGCGACCGGCCTGCTCGTGGGCCTCGGTGTCGTCGGGCTCTTCGTCATCGACGACCGCGTCTCGTTCACCGACATCATCCCGAGCGGGGGATCCTCCGAGGAGGCGGCGCCCACGGAGGAGCCGACCGTCGCTCCCACCACCGTCCCCGGCATGGTCGTGACGGTCCTCAACGGCACGAGGACCTCGGGTCTGTCCGCCCGCGCGGCCACCATGCTCCAGTCGAGCGGCTGGGCGATCGGATCGCGCTTGAACGCCAGCTCCACCGACATCGCCACCACGACCGTCTACTACTACGACGCCGCGGACGAGGGCGCCGCTCGCGGCCTCGTCGCGCAGCTGGGCGTGGGCGAGGTCGCCCAGTCCGACCAGTTCCGACCGGCGGCGGGCGTGCCGGCCGCCCAGGCGTCGAAGCTCACGGCCGTGCTCGGCGCGGACTACGCAGCCAAGCGCTGAACCGCCTCCGCATCGGCCCCCGGCATTCGGCCGCCGCGCCCGTGCCCGTGGAGTAACCCGGCGGCGCAGCGTCCGCTCTGTCTATCGTGCTGCCTGGTCGCACGCCCGCCGCGTACCAGGTGCTGTGCGCCGTACGTCCCGAGGGCGTGGCGCGGGGCCGATGCAGGGCTCCGCGGTCGACCCGGGGGTGGCGGCACCGCGCTCCCGACACCGCGCATTCGCACATGGAGAAGCACATGGCCAACGGCACCGTGAAGTGGTTCAACGGGGAGAAGGGGTTCGGGTTCATCACCGTGGACGCCGTCGAGGGCGGTCCTGCCCAGCAGGACGTCTTCGTCCACTACTCGGCGATCGAGATGTCCGGCTACAAGGTCCTGGAGGAGGGGCAGCGCGTCGCCTTCGAGATCGGGCAGGGCTCCAAGGGCCTGCAGGCGGAGAACGTCACGCTGGCCTAGCGAGCTGCCCACCACGACGCCGCCGCCCGTCCGGGGGGCGGCGTCGTCCTGTCCATGCCGGGGTCGTGCCTGTGAGCGGCTCGCTTGCACTCCCGTAGGGCGAGTGCCAGAATCGTCCCTGGCACTCCCTCACGGGGAGTGCTAGACGACTGCTTTTTCCTGACGTCCGGGAGGGACGAGAGATACACATGGCTAAAATCATCGCTTTTGACGAAGAAGCCCGCCGCGGCCTCGAGCGCGGCCTGAACATCCTGGCCGACGCGGTCCGCGTGACCCTCGGCCCGCGTGGCCGCAACGTCGTCCTGGAGAAGAAGTGGGGCGCCCCCACCATCACGAACGACGGCGTGTCGATTGCCAAAGAGATCGAGCTCGACGACCCGTTCGAGAAGATCGGCGCGGAGCTCGTCAAGGAGGTCGCCAAGAAGACCGACGACGTCGCCGGTGACGGCACGACCACCGCGACCGTCCTCGCGCAGGCCCTGGTCCGCGAGGGCCTCCGCAACGTCGCCGCGGGCGCCGACCCCATCAGCCTCAAGCGCGGCATCGAGAAGGCCGTCGCGGCCGTCACGGAGGAGCTCAAGGCCGCCGCGAAGGAGATCGAGACGAAGGAGGAGATCGCCGCCACCGCGTCCATCTCCGCCGGCGACTCCACCATCGGCGCCATCATCGCCGAGGCGATCGACAAGGTCGGCAAGGAGGGCGTGGTCACCGTCGAGGAGTCCAACACCTTCGGCACCGAGCTCGAGCTCACCGAGGGCATGCGCTTCGACAAGGGCTACCTGTCGCAGTACTTCGTCACCGACCCGGAGCGCCAGGAGGCCGTGTTCGAGGACGCGTACATCCTGATCGTCAACTCGAAGATCTCGAACATTAAGGATCTGCTGCCGATCGTCGACAAGGTCATCCAGTCGGGCAAGCAGCTCCTCATCATCGCCGAGGACGTCGACGGCGAGGCCCTGGCCACGCTCGTCGTCAACAAGATCCGCGGCATCTTCAAGTCGGTCGCCGTCAAGGCCCCCGGCTTCGGCGACCGTCGCAAGGCGCAGCTGCAGGACATCGCCATCCTCACCGGTGGCCAGGTCATCGCCGAGGAGGTCGGCCTCAAGCTCGAGAACGTCACCCTCGACCTGCTCGGCACGGCCCGCAAGGTCGTCATCACCAAGGACGAGACCACGATCGTCGAGGGTGGCGGCGACGCCACCGAGATCGCGGCCCGCGTGCAGCAGATCCGCAACGAGATCGGCAACACGGACAGCGACTACGACCGCGAGAAGCTCCAGGAGCGCCTCGCGAAGCTGGCCGGCGGCGTGGCCGTCATCAAGGCCGGCGCCGCGACCGAGGTGGAGCTCAAGGAGCGCAAGCACCGCATCGAGGACGCCGTCCGCAACGCGAAGGCCGCCGTCGAGGAGGGCATCGTCGCCGGTGGTGGCGTCGCCCTCATCCAGGCCGGCAAGCTCGCGTTCGAGAAGCTGCAGCTCGAGGGCGACGAGGCGACGGGCGCGAACATCGTCCGCGTCGCGGTCGACGCTCCGCTCAAGCAGATCGCCCTCAACGCGGGCCTCGAGCCGGGCGTCGTGGCCGAGCGCGTCCGCAACCTCCCCTCGGGTCACGGCCTCAACGCCGCCACGGGTGAGTACGTCGACATGCTCGCCGCGGGGATCAACGACCCGGTGAAGGTCACGCGCTCGGCTCTGCTGAACGCCGCCTCCATCGCGGGTCTGTTCCTCACGACCGAGGCCGTCGTCGCCGACAAGCCCGAGAAGAACCCGGCCCCGGCCGGCGACCCCACGGGTGGCATGGACTTCTAGTCCGACCGGGCGGGGCGGAAGCGCCCCGCCCACCAGCACGAACAGCACCGACAGCACGACGAAGCGGGCGGTCCCTCACCGGGGCCGCCCGCTTCGTCGTGCTCCGGTCGTCCGACCGCGAGGCCGGATGACGGGTGCAGCTAGTGCGCGAACATGCGGGCGTTGCCCTCCTCCACCTCCGCGTACTGACGGGCGGCGGCGCTCAACGCCTGGTTGATGCTCGCCAGCGCCTCCTCGACGCGCTGCTGCGTGCCCTTCCACTCGGCGACCACGCCCTGGAACGCCGTCGCCGCGCTGCCGGACCACGACCCCTGCAGCTCGGCGAGCTGGCCGTGCAGGCCCGCCACCTCCGCCTGGATGCGGCCGATGCTGCCCTGGACGGCCGCGGTGGCCGACAGGACGGCCTCGCTGTCCACCTGGTACCTCGTCATGCGTCTCCTCCTTCTCGTCGTGGGACGGGCGGAGGCTACGCGGCGATCAGGATGCGGGGGCCGGCGGGACGCTGGGCGTGGAGGTCGCGGGGTTCTCCGCGCTGGGGAGGAGGGGCAGGATCACGCGGAAGGTCGCCCCGCCGCCCTCCGTCTCGACGACGTCGACCCGTCCGCGGTGCGCGGCGACGATGGCCGACACGATGGCGAGGCCGAGCCCGCTGCCGCCGGTCTCGCGCGTGCGCGACGTGTCGGCGCGCCAGAAGCGCTGGAAGATCTTCTCCCGGATCTGCGGGGGCACGCCGTCCCCGTGGTCGCGCACCTCGATGCGCGCCTCCCGCGCGGCCTCGTCCACGACGGTGGCCAGCTCGATCGGGCTGCCCGCGGGAGTGAACCGCACCGCGTTGCCGATGAGGTTGGTCACCACCTGCCGGATCTTGTTCTCCTCCGCCTGGACCATGGCGAAGCCCTCGGCGGGGACGCGCGCGTCGTCATCGCCGGGGCGGGCGGGGGAGAGGGCATCCGTCGAGGTCTCTCCGGGGCGGCGCGAGCGGCGGGCACGGAACCGGGAGAGCGTGGCGCCGGCGAAGGCGATGGGGCCGGTCGCGTCGTTGCCCGCCGTCGTCCCAGAGCCGCGCGGCGCCTCCGGCGACAGGTCCTGGGTGGACTCGAGGCCGTCGGCGTCGAGCATCGGGCCGACCGGGTTCACAAGGACGGGCGGCAGCGCCGTGACGGTGCGGGTCTGGGAGGAGGCCATCGCGTCGAGGGCGGCGTCGCGGGCGATGGGGTAGAGGTCCACCGGCGCGAGCTGCAGTGGCTTCGTCTCGTCGAGCCGCGCGAGCTCCAGGAGGTCCTCCACGAGCCCGCCCATGCGGATGGCCTCCTTCTCGATGCGCTCCATGGCCTGCGAGACGTCCTCGGGCGTCTGCAGCGCCCCCATCCGGTACAGCTCGGCGTAGCCGCGCACCGAGACGAGGGGCGTGCGGAGCTCGTGGCTGGCGTCGCCGACGAAGCGCCGCATCTGGTCGATGGTCTTGGCGCGGTCGGCGAAGGCGCGGTCGATCCGGCTGAGCATCATGTTGAGGGAGCGGTTCAGGCGACCGACCTCGGTGTTCGGGGTGGCGCCTCCGAGGCGCTGGCTGAAGTCGCCGCCCGCGATCGCGGCCGCGGTGCGCTCGACCTCGCGCAGGGGGCCGAACGTGCTGGTCACCAGCATGCGGGTCACCGCGGCGCCGAGGACGACCACGGCGAGGCCGAAGCTCGCGAAGATCACGATGTACGTGGCGACGAGGTCGTCGACCTGCTCGAGCGGCCGGGCGACGACGAGGGTCGAGTACTCCATGGCGTCCGGCGAGGCGTTCTGCGACACCCGGACGATGCCGTGCCACGCCTTCTTGCCGGAGTTGTCCGAGAAGACGACGATCTCGTTGTTGATCTGGGAGGCGCGCGCCAGGTCGAGGCCGAAGACGCGCGGGTGCTCGGCGGAGTCGCCCGTCCAGTTGTCGGCGAGGACGTCGCCCTGGGCGTCGAGCAGCACGACGAACCAGGCGGGATCCGCGGTGGCCACGTCGTCCTGCGTGAAGGTGTCCGGCATCGTCGCGTCGGTGTTGAGCACCTTCGGGAGCTGCGTGATGGTGACCCGGAGCTGCGCGTCGAGCTGGCTCACCATCTGCTGCCGCAGCAGGTACATGGTGCCGGCGCCCGAGACGAGGAGGCCCAGCAGGAGCAGGAGCACCGTGACGCTCGTGATCTTGGTGCGCAGGGAGACGTTGTTCCACTTGTCCGACACGTAGTCGTGCACTGGCCGCACCTCGTGTTCCCGTCTCGCTGACCTGAATCATGAGGATAGGCGACCCAGCATGTGCGAACGGCCGGGCGCTCGTGGAGCGACCGGCCGTTCGGATCGAGCGGACCCCTCAGGGGCCCCCGAGGGTCAGGACTTGGCGGCCTTGAGCATGTAGCCGAAGCCGCGCTTGGTCTGGATGACGGGCTCCGAGGAGTGCTGGTCGAGCTTGCGGCGCAGGTAGGAGATGTACGACTCGACGATGCCGGCGTCGCCGTTGAAGTCGTACTCCCACACGTGGTCGAGGATCTGGGCCT
This window of the Clavibacter sepedonicus genome carries:
- a CDS encoding cold-shock protein, giving the protein MANGTVKWFNGEKGFGFITVDAVEGGPAQQDVFVHYSAIEMSGYKVLEEGQRVAFEIGQGSKGLQAENVTLA
- a CDS encoding sensor histidine kinase codes for the protein MRPVHDYVSDKWNNVSLRTKITSVTVLLLLLGLLVSGAGTMYLLRQQMVSQLDAQLRVTITQLPKVLNTDATMPDTFTQDDVATADPAWFVVLLDAQGDVLADNWTGDSAEHPRVFGLDLARASQINNEIVVFSDNSGKKAWHGIVRVSQNASPDAMEYSTLVVARPLEQVDDLVATYIVIFASFGLAVVVLGAAVTRMLVTSTFGPLREVERTAAAIAGGDFSQRLGGATPNTEVGRLNRSLNMMLSRIDRAFADRAKTIDQMRRFVGDASHELRTPLVSVRGYAELYRMGALQTPEDVSQAMERIEKEAIRMGGLVEDLLELARLDETKPLQLAPVDLYPIARDAALDAMASSQTRTVTALPPVLVNPVGPMLDADGLESTQDLSPEAPRGSGTTAGNDATGPIAFAGATLSRFRARRSRRPGETSTDALSPARPGDDDARVPAEGFAMVQAEENKIRQVVTNLIGNAVRFTPAGSPIELATVVDEAAREARIEVRDHGDGVPPQIREKIFQRFWRADTSRTRETGGSGLGLAIVSAIVAAHRGRVDVVETEGGGATFRVILPLLPSAENPATSTPSVPPAPAS
- a CDS encoding WXG100 family type VII secretion target; translation: MTRYQVDSEAVLSATAAVQGSIGRIQAEVAGLHGQLAELQGSWSGSAATAFQGVVAEWKGTQQRVEEALASINQALSAAARQYAEVEEGNARMFAH
- a CDS encoding LytR C-terminal domain-containing protein; this translates as MLSHAPDRFDEVPGDLSRVGAHRAPRPRHHRLRAFAWAALATGLLVGLGVVGLFVIDDRVSFTDIIPSGGSSEEAAPTEEPTVAPTTVPGMVVTVLNGTRTSGLSARAATMLQSSGWAIGSRLNASSTDIATTTVYYYDAADEGAARGLVAQLGVGEVAQSDQFRPAAGVPAAQASKLTAVLGADYAAKR
- the groL gene encoding chaperonin GroEL (60 kDa chaperone family; promotes refolding of misfolded polypeptides especially under stressful conditions; forms two stacked rings of heptamers to form a barrel-shaped 14mer; ends can be capped by GroES; misfolded proteins enter the barrel where they are refolded when GroES binds), whose translation is MAKIIAFDEEARRGLERGLNILADAVRVTLGPRGRNVVLEKKWGAPTITNDGVSIAKEIELDDPFEKIGAELVKEVAKKTDDVAGDGTTTATVLAQALVREGLRNVAAGADPISLKRGIEKAVAAVTEELKAAAKEIETKEEIAATASISAGDSTIGAIIAEAIDKVGKEGVVTVEESNTFGTELELTEGMRFDKGYLSQYFVTDPERQEAVFEDAYILIVNSKISNIKDLLPIVDKVIQSGKQLLIIAEDVDGEALATLVVNKIRGIFKSVAVKAPGFGDRRKAQLQDIAILTGGQVIAEEVGLKLENVTLDLLGTARKVVITKDETTIVEGGGDATEIAARVQQIRNEIGNTDSDYDREKLQERLAKLAGGVAVIKAGAATEVELKERKHRIEDAVRNAKAAVEEGIVAGGGVALIQAGKLAFEKLQLEGDEATGANIVRVAVDAPLKQIALNAGLEPGVVAERVRNLPSGHGLNAATGEYVDMLAAGINDPVKVTRSALLNAASIAGLFLTTEAVVADKPEKNPAPAGDPTGGMDF